A genomic region of Scyliorhinus canicula chromosome 4, sScyCan1.1, whole genome shotgun sequence contains the following coding sequences:
- the LOC119964393 gene encoding 60S acidic ribosomal protein P1-like encodes MVSTSELACIYSALILHDNEVTVTEDKLNAMIKTAGVTIEPFWPSLFAKALANIGVNNLICNVGAGSSAPAAAAVVSNAAPVAAEGKKEEKKQEESEESDNDMGFGLFE; translated from the coding sequence ATGGTCTCCACCTCGGAACTCGCCTGTATCTACAGCGCGCTCATCCTGCACGACAAcgaggtcactgtcaccgaagacAAACTCAATGCCATGATTAAAACAGCTGGTGTGACCATTGAGCCTTTCTGGCCTAGTCTGTTTGCCAAGGCATTGGCTAATATTGGCGTCAATAATCTGATTTGCAATGTTGGTGCTGGTAGCAgtgccccagctgctgcagctgttgtttCCAACgctgcccctgttgctgctgaagggaaaaaggaagagaagaaacaggaagaatctgaagagtCTGACAATGACATGGGCTTTGGTCTCTTTGAATAA